GACATCGACCGGATAATCCTTGTCCTCGGACTCGGACGAAGCCGGGGCTCCAGACTCTGAAAGGAGAGGGTCATGCGGTGGGACAGTGGAGCGTCCcagcactttttccacaaaCGTCACCCGTCTTTCCAGGGTCGAGCGCCGGAGCTGGCGACAAAACGCACAGGCTTCGGGCTCCATCAATGCTCTCCTAGCGTGGCCGATCCCCAGGCAGACGGGGCAGGCATTGTGCTGGTCGCTgtcgtgcaaagagaaaccacatccCTGAGGACAGGGGCGAACAGAAGATTTGTGCTTTGCTCGCTTAGGTTTGGAGTCCAAAGTTCAAAAACGCAAAGCAAAACGCTGCACAGGAAAACTTGAAATTAGCACTCCGCGGGCAGCCTACGCACCAACTGCACGGTGGAGACtaacactagggctgccacgattagtcgactagtcacgattacgtcgactaatcgtcgacgactaatttaatagtcgacgcgtcgtttgaagctttgtaagatcacaaaagatcacaaaagacgcaggaatccTCCTGTACCCGCATTAGTAGGCCGATTATGTTACAGCGACACGACGAAGACTGTCCAAATTCAAAGACTCCGACAAATGGacccttcatttccccagatttgaaggatgggtggGGTGtatacttcgtggcccaacctatcccagaattcatagcgcggcccagctcagtttccaacaatggcggcagctagttagttttagaatcagaatcagaatcagaatggggtttattgccaaatgttgagcaggtttacaacattaggaaattgctgcggtgcttcagtgcaaacatagtgtcataaatagcacttaaatagacatgaaaaaaataaaagtagggataagaattaaaagtgctacgtagaaagatatgtgcatgagatatacatgagatatatacatgagaataagaattaagagtgctacgttgaaagatatatacatgagtgcaggtggtgatcagtgccaaacatagaatgatgcagtgacacagcgtagggtcatgtgttagtggtgggaacagtcatacggttattgttcatgtgtccaacagcagaggggaagaaactgttcttatggcgagaggttctggtgcgaatggaccggagcctcctgcctgaggggagcaggtcaaacagactgtgtccagggtgagaagggtcagctgagatccgagctgcacgccggattttaactttactcttattattctttctgggtcacaaaataaacgtttaacatattttcaggcgagaatgtagctgtgtaaacctcaaatatctgctcagtttatcaagacaccacatattttcaaaagcgctccgacgttttcggagacgtctgttacccactagctcgatagtgagccgggggctaggctaactagcgccgtgagaacaccggactcccggcaaatcgttttcaaacccaccgccgtcttttgctactcaggttaaacatgatatatgagtcacttagataacttaaaatgttattgtttggcttttttcagtattttatttgttcctgagtaaatcggtttggctgagattaaagttttagtttttacacagctgaataaacgtcaagcagacagctgattatcagaagtgtgagatgctccagaatatactccagtgtcctgttatattttagatagcaaggagtttattaaacttcaccgaaacaatctgcaaatttcattaaaattgaataaactatcatcttgtctttatttttagttagcacagaccttaaacacttaaagctgtaagctaatgatagttatataagagcagatgctgctggtgcaataagctgtatgctgtacgtccaatggatgatgatctgattagtcgactatcaaaataatcgtttgtggcggCCCTAGCTAACACCAACAGGGGCAGTccaactcagcagaggtgttctccgcgaggtgaagagcgtaagaactgagggacgactgtgatgacagcggctatatgtgcagGCGGGGcgtgcgcgtgtcatcacatgtgaataaaggtttcttcagccagggcacgcgagggcgtgatatcccgtacttatgtgttgtaccgagtgaactGACTGAAAGGGAACAGCTCTGTGTACGTATCTCACCCCAAACCACAGCACTGCTGCAACATACAGAGGCTAGTTAGCTAACTGTAGTTACGAGTGGTTCAATGGCTTTTTACAGTATATCTGTGGGATATCGCTCGCCATCACAGCTGCTTCACTCTAAATGCCAGACACTGGCCTTCATATGCAAAACTGTAGGAACATCTGCAATAAAAGGTTTAAATCCACAAACACACTTTTAGTAAGCTGACAGATGTAACGACAGGTAGGTCATGTAGGGAGTGACGTGTGGCTCTTCGGGGTCaacttaataaagttttattggtTGAAAGCTGACACAAAGCCTTTATAACTTACAACTGTGATCCTTACAGGTTTGCTGTGCATTGTCGACGTATAGACAGTACCGTATAGAGATCTAAAATATGTAgcgcttgacctttgacctctcttTCAAGGTAAAATAAGATCAAAGTTTCATAAACCAAATCTACTGTTCATATTGGTAACATTTAGGAAATGACACTAGTTTAAGGAGTTTACCTGAAATTCTCCTCCATCCACTTCTCCAGCTCTTTGGTGACCTTCTGCTTCTTCCACTCGTTCATATCTGCCACAAAGACTCCAGGGTTGAAAGAGCAGTCGCTGGGGTTGATGCCCAGgtctttcacttcctgtttcctgtagtCCAGGAAGCCCATGTAGGTTGTCTAGGGGACGAGCTCAGAGGAGAGAATACCAAATAATAATGACTGAATCCCTCCCACATGTTACTATGTCAAATAAAACCTCtttaatgtgagatttacacGAGGCATAAAAGTCTAACATCATAACAGAAGCCGTAAAAATCCACCTGCATCCCGATGCTGCGCACCGTCTCGTGTGTGGAGGGAAGGTCGCAGTCTGTGGCAAAAGCAGCCGCGTGTCCTGGCTTCAGCTTGATATTAAACAGATCCCTGATGTCACCTGAAACACAACCAGACTGCTGTATTTGTCCCCATCCTGATACTCGTCACACTTTCATGCTTCAGATCCTAAAactcattttaataattaacaaaCAGAACCCGAGTAAAGGCAAataatgatgtatttatttagagaTCTTCTGGGTTTAGTTCGTTCTCTAGGAGCCAATAAAGGGCTCCTTTGACTTCACTGGGTCATGTCAGGGTCTACCTCTGAATTCAGCCGTTTAGTAACTCTGTGTGACGCTCCTCGGTAGCACAGTTGTGTCTAATGTAGAAGATTACACATGTGTGTACAGATCATTTAAACACTTATTGAATCATTCGGTTTAATATGGAATCCTTTTATTAGACTGACTGTAGACATGCGTACCCTGCACGATGATGTCATCATCTAAGTATATAACCCTCGAGTGGAGGATGTCGAGCAGAGGGAGGTAAAACCGCACAAAGTTGagctgcaaaacaaagttttttatttctttgagaCAGGAACTCTGTGCTTGGTTTGGCTGATGACACGGATGCAGCACTCACGGGATGTAAGAGATCGGGTCGAGATGAATCTGGCTTCACCTTTCCAACAAGGACCATCGGGTTAAATTCCACTATCTTGTAGCGGATGCCTTTGAGTTTTGTCTTCTCTATGTACCTCCTACGTGACACAAAAGGAAGATTAGGTGAGAAATACTCACTTTGGGCAACAATACTGGGAGAAAACCACTGATCTCCATATTTGGAACAAAGTGCGGTTCATATTTTTGTAGTTCAAAGATGCACCTCGTGAGTTTGACAGCATCACGAAGAGTAACAACGTAGAAGAAAACACTGGCGTCTGTGTTGCTGATGATGCTGTTGATGGTTGCCATGGAGGCACCCATGCGCTCCTCTGATGCACAGATGACGACGGGCACGACATCATGCGCTTCTGCAGCGTGTTCCTGAGAAACTTGTCCTGCATTCTTCGGGCTTTTCCTGTTCTCTGTCAGGAATCAGGAGTTTAGACTGGTTTATGCTCAATTTCAGTGGGATCCTTTTCACTTAAGGAGAGtaacatatttcacatttggaACATTAGTGAGTATTTCTCAGATTAAGTAGTGAAGACCAACGCTGACGCACCTGACAGTCTTGGCCGAGTGGAGGCTCTGAGCAGTGTACTGCGCAGGAGGAGGCACACCATCAGcaccagcagcaccagcagGATCCGATTGACTGAAACGCGATCGCTCAGTGTTTGAGTGCAAAACTAAAGAAGTTTGTCTCAAAGCAGATTGATGCCGTAAAACAACAAGAGCTGTCTACGTTTAGAAGGAACATCATAAACCACAGACTtgtgcctgacctcatctgtcagcttgcCCATCATCACTGTGTCTCATGCACATCCTGCACCATCCTCACATGTCCTCCTTTGACACGCTATCACATGCTCGCTCTACATCAGCAGAGACAGAAACTCCCTCTGATCCTCTCTATTCCTCTCCATCAACTGATATCCTCATGTTGGTGatgtccaggatcaacattggaTCTGACCAATCACACCGTTGTGACATCATAGCTGTCCACTCAGGGAAACAGGTCAGGGTCAGGATGTGATTGTGGTTAGGGCTGAGTGATGTGACGGTGTTTCCATCACTACAGCGTGATCGATGTTGAACCAGGACCGACATCAGTTTGTTGATCCAGGAACATCAGCACGGCGACATCAGATTGAGCCTCCACCAACACAGTCAAAGCAAAGTACAagtaagaataataaaaaataaaaatgaggctCTTTATGGCTGAGCCAGACAACAGTCTGCTGTTCATTAGCTCAGGTTGGCTTAAAGCGACTGAAAGCTTTaaaccaaagaaagaaaaaagacttcACAGAGACGCTGGCTGCAACAATAGGCAGGTAACGGCTACCTTTATGCTAGCAATGGTACAGTGATTCTCAGTCGCACAGCAAAGACAGAGAATAAATCATCCCATAAATAATTAAGTGATTATCAGCTGTTActataaaaagtaaaacatgtcCATTTTCAAAATGCTTTGTGTATTTCCTCCAGCTGTGAGACACACCAGAGAGGAAGGAGGGTCTGCAAACACAAGCGTACTTTGGTTTTTGTGCAGCCGTCCGGGTACTGTAGCTAGTGCTAACTGGAGTCTGCACAGCATCCTGACTCGTTACCTAGAACCACGGATTAGTGAAAGCACTTAAGGATTGCTCTCACAGTATGAGAGAATCCAGTTACCAGTCGAGTTAAGTGTTAAAGGTTTGGCTAGTAGAAGGTGGATTTCCTGAAGGCGAGTAAAGTGGAAAATGTGCCTTTTCTGTAGAAAGAAAACAGCGTGAAAAACACTGGAGTTACTGAAATTTGCACACAtgcagcttttactttttaaCAACCGCATGCAGTTCAGGAATAAGTCGTTACAGCCTGCTGTCTATCCCATTCCATAGATATTTGGTGCATGTGCATGGCTGCTTCCTCTTCCTGGGGAAAAATAAGGGGACCTTTACTGGCAACAGCTGTCCAGTGGATGCACAGTGGACGTGAATGCAAAGCACATGCAGACAACACAATCTGCTAACGTTACTTCTCAGCTACATGTCAGCTAATACTGCTGGACGACATGAATCAGTCTTTATCCATTTGCATCACACTTTGGTTACACTTACTTTTTCTCAGGAGAGCCATGTTTGCTATTTGCTTCCAGGGACATCTGCACACACCCCAgaacagagaaggagagagctATGAAGCCACTTCTGAGGAGCAAAAGATGAAATATTTTGTAATTTGGCCCCTCAGGGAGGGGAGCCCTGAAACCTGCCAACACAGCTAACAGccctgaaatgtgtttttatttctaaagaTGACAGCTCTCATATGTTTGCAGTGCAGGGAGTGTTACTGTCAAACAACCTGATGACTGCTGTTTAGAAGCAGCGTCTTCTACAGCTGTGAATAATCTGAGGTAGTCTGACAGAGTACAGCTGTAACCCTACGAACACAAAGCAGAGAGGCCGTCTGTGCAGAACAATCAGTCCTTACGTGTTCCTCTCTCAGCAGCTCGCGTTAGGAGTCACCGCAGCGCAGCATCCGATCTCGCCCTCCCTCTAAACATCACTGCACTCCTCATCAgtctttggctgctttttagTCATTTTGAGGACAGTACCTGACCATACTGGGAGggatatttcttttgtttgaccAGTCACTCAACACTTACTATTAAAGTGTAAAAAAGGCATCCTGTCATAAAACATACAgcttttcccatttctttagttgaatctgcaaaaaaatgccCAAAAGCATAGAGCAGTATTTTACATAAACAagctgattcccaaagagctgacATATGCTGTGTACACGTGGACGACAAATGAATGGCAGGCCTAAAAAACTATTTGAAGCAAATGAAGAGCATGGGTAAAATCCAGCAAACGCCTGACCTGAGGGCTGGATCTGGGGCTTCGGCCCATCCATCTACCATTTGTCAAAGTCTCGTTAGAAACGGCCTCAATTCAAATTGTTGTCCGTATGTATGGAAGAGGTTAGGGGAGAGGTACAGCAGTGCGTGTCCAGAGGCATGTGTAAAACACGGGGAGGCTCTGTCACGGTGTGGTGTCGGGGATCCTATCACACTGGGATTAGGAATGATAACAGTGGAATTGTAACACTAGCAGGAAGGAAGCTCGTATCTCTGAAGTGTGACGTACACGATCATTCCTAAGCCAGTAGGTTTGTTTCTAAGCTCGAACAAAAGCTACAgtgaaaagtaacacaaaaagaCCTTTACATGAAGCAGAGTGATGTGACCAGACACAGATTCAGTGAGACAAGGGCTGACACGTGGCTGAGTCCAAAGTATTTCCTTCCTTTCTGGTGCCGGCTGCATCGGGGCATgtgtttgcctaccagcctctCAAACCTTTatacaaatacaacaaatgCTCACACAGTGAACGGAGGGGTGAAGTCCCCCCTTTCATGAGACAAATAAGGGATTCTTACCAACACCCCATTAATTATGCTttaagtttaaaatgtaaaatctgcCCAGAGAGGATGGCAGCTTGATTAGCTCATAATGACGCCTACTCTGCAGCCTTTCACCAGAGCTGCTGTCAGCTGAAATACAACAGGACTTGCAGTTTGTGTCCTGCATTTGTTTCTGGTTTATTTGCTGCTCTTCAGAGAATTCAGAAACATCTGGAACTGCTTAGCTTTAGCTGGGAAGAGCAGAGCTGCCCAACAGCTGGGCTGCATTTGAACAACTCATCATTAACAGAAGTTACACTTTAGTATTCTTGTATGTAATATGTCCTCTTAATGCATCTCAGTGCAGTTTcacattgtcagtgtcagtttATACCAATAGTTTAACAAGTGCGTGATATTATACTTAGATTTAGAAAACCACTTTTTCACCATCAGCACAAAGTCCTCACGGTGTGTGAATCTGTGATGGTGCAGTGCAGAAACCATCACTctgaaaacagtttgtgtttgtcctCTGTCCACAAAGAGCCATTAATGTAGAGAAGTAACTGAAACAGACGCTTTCACCGAGCGCTGGGAGCTGAAGTTAAAAGcttagatggaaatctttaagCAGAGCACGTTagtgtaaaatgacaaaaagctcTATGGTTTACTTAAACCCTTACACATTACAACATCATGCAACCATAACAGACATAAAACTATCTGTAGAACAAAAAAGAGGAATAAAAGCTCCTTTAGATGGCAAAGCATGAAGGTGTGTCAGTGCTGCTTTGATACGACAgccatcttttgtttttaagtgcaGTACAAAGTCAAATGTCTGAAACACACTCACCAGCAAGAACAGCGTGGAGGTTACAGCTAGTCCCATTCGTGGAGCTGATGGTCCGTGTTGTAAAACCTCTGAGGACTGAGACTCACCCGCTTTTCTCTCCCCCCACCTTTTCCTCCAGATGTGACTCGTCTTGTTGGTCTTCTTCTTGTTAGCCAGATGCTGGATTATCTCGTTTAGAAGACCAGTGACGGCAATATCTGATCCACTTTTGGTATTTtgtcagagagaaaaagaaagtctGTGATATTACCCTCATGAGATGTGTTAACATTATTCCAGTAATCATTTATTAACCtaaattttctttattatttaactACATTAAAGACAATTTAGAGTCTAAACGACCAAAATTGTCTTTAATGTAAAGAGCAAAGTGATTTGCAACGTGAACTCTCTAAAGTTTAGAGAGCCATATCACGTTGCTACAACAACTACATCTCCCACAATCCACATGGCCACGCCCTCCTATAAGGGCAATGATGCTCTTTCTTTCCTAATCCAAGTGACGGCTCTAACCTTGTTTTGACTGTTGTATAAAATGTTTCTCATCAAATTGTAGCAATATGTACACACTGTATAATTCAGGTCATTTTAatcttaaattgcaaaaaaaaaatctattagtGCTCATAATAATATTTAGAATTTTGATCAAGCTATAAGTACGtaaaaaaccaaacacttgCGTGCTTTATGTTGGTTTCAGAGGTACAGGGTTAGGTCATGGTTGGCCACGTGATTTTAAGCAGCTCAACCAGGAATCGCGCTGGTAAACAGGCCAGCGTGTGTTCTTCAACACTTCAGAGTAACTGTTCTTATTTTGGCCCGTAGGCCAGTTTCTGCTCCAGCATTTAACTTCCACCCAGCATGGATGAAAACACTTCGAAGCTGCTAGTGAAGCTCACTCAGGACGGACAGTTGGCCGCGCTGGAGAAACACATAACATTAGGCGGCTCGACTGCGGCGCAAACTGTCAGTGGCAAACACTTCGGCAAGTCGGGAGACACCTTGCTGCACTACGCCGCAAGGCATGGACACCTGGACATTGTAAAGTACCTGATAAAGAGGGTTGGCTTGGATGTAGAGGTGTACAACAACGACTATAAGAGGCCGCTACACGAAGCAGCCTCCATGAGCCACAAGGACTGTGTTAGCTACCTGCTCCAAGAAGGCGCCAAAGTGGACAGTCTGAAGAAGGCTGACTGGTGAGAAAGAACCTGTTAACGTGTTACTACATTACTGTAACCCTACTCCAAAAGGAAGGAGGAAGAAGTAAGCGCCATCGTTCCCGGGTTCACTTTAAAGCTGGCTTCGCTGTGGGAGGGGTTACCGCCCTTCGATAGCTCAGTTGGTAGAGCGGAGGACTGTAGAGGCTGAATGCTGACATCCTTAGGTCGCTGGTTCGAATCCGGCTCGAAGGAGTTACCTTTTTTAACTCGACAGAACAGTACAACTATAAACAAATGGCGTAATATTAGCTAAATATACCTGAAGGAGCGGctttacttttctttaatataCTTCAATAAATTTGTGTTTCTAGTTGGAAATCGAAGGGGCTTATTGGTAAAAATAGCTGACAATACAATACGTTATTACAATTAAATGTACATTATTTCAAATTCAGGCTTTACAGTCCAGCCCTGTTAAACACTGACTGTTCTACAGTGCTCAGACTGTATCTGTGTGCTCCGTTTGGGGTGTATTCAGTACGGTCGTTTAAAATTAACATGAAAGAAAttgtaatattatttttttcataagcTACTCTTAAAATGTGAAGATATTACACGTTGTATAATATGTTCCATGATTGTAGCgcaggaaacaaataaaaacaggtcagtaggacagcagcagcacattaTCTTTCCAACTTCACTCCATATTTCGCCTGGTTATCCACGCCCCCTAGTGGCTCTATCAGTAAGTACGGGACAGATCTTCTACATAGAGTGTACGAATATATCCACCAATTGCAGTAAGTTTGTTTGTCAGAGGAGATTTGTGTCTCTGCTCTCAGGACTCCGCTGATGATGGCGTGCACTCGGAGGAACCTGGACGTGATCCAGGAGCTGCTTTGCCACGGTGCCGACCCCGCACTGAGAAACAAGGACGGCTGGAACTCCTTCCACATCGCCTGCAGAGAGGGAGACCCTGTGGTCATACAGCACCTGCTCCTTGTTGCACCAGACGTCTGGAGGACGGAGAGCAGGACACGCAGGACGCCACTACACACCGCAGGTGTCTGTACTTACAGTATGTGGAGATGTGACGTGAGGGGAAATCATATAACTTACACTTTCTCTGTTCATCCAGCAATGCATGGATGTGAGGAGGTGGTTAAGGTCTTGCTGGACAGGTATGTTGAAATTTTACATGGAGACTAATTCTGCTGCATATTTAACGCCAAATCCAGTCAACTCTGGATGCTGTCTGACTTTAGTTGTCAGCAGTTCTTACATATATAGCCCATTCAcagtataaaaatgtatttaaatgtgaCGCAGAAGTCAAAGGTTAGATAGATGTTATAaaatttaagttgttttttatgACACTGAAAATTTCTGCACTCTTAAATTTCTGCGACTTCTTTTGGCACAAATGTAGCTCCACCTGCTTGATGCTGATTCGCAGCTCACGGATAACTTTGTCTGACTGATCCTTACATTTACTGGTGTTTTTCCAGATGTGGCTACATGCCTGACAGCACTGACAGCTGTGGAGTCACGCCTTTCATGGACGCCATCAGGAATGGACACATCTCTGTGGCCAGGCTTCTTTTAGACGAGCACCAGGTGGAGGAAAGCAGTCCCCTGCAGTAATGTTTCTGCACTGACGTAGTTATATGTAGTGTCTCCacctgacctgtgtgtgtgtgtgtgtgtgtgtgtgtgtgtgtgtgtgtgtgtgtgtgtgtgtgtgtgtgtgtgtgtgtgtgtgtgtgtgcgccacaggcatctgcagcagctgctgacaTACTCGGGGCTCAGCCAGTGCACCAGGTAGCCGTCACAGGCCAGGATGAGGCTCTGCGGTTTCTGGTGAAGGACTTGAATGTCGAGGTGAACCAGAGGGCGACCAGCATCCAGCTCACCGCCCTGCATTACGCTGCCAAGGTCAGAGCAGGGATTTCCCTCTGGTCTCCTTCAGCAGTCTGGTGGGAAGCTTCGGAATGGTTgggaaagataaataaataagcgtAGGAATGTAAGGAAAGGGACCAAGATGGGATGACTTGAGAAGTTTCAGGTATTttgctgtgttgttgtgtgGAGTGGTTAATATTTACTAACAGCAGAGCCTCGTCATGGCTCAGCTGGTGGAGCGGAGGATGTCGAGGCGTGACGCTGAAATTCACGGGTTGCTGGTTTGAAGGAGGAATAGTTTCATCCTTCAGGAATATTACATTTATCTTTCCAAACCTTTGTGTCAAACATGTGGCCCGAGAGCTGGAATCGGCCCGGCAAACACTCTAATCCGGCCCCCTGCACAGCTTTGGGAAAAGTGCAGAAGTGCATctatttttactgtattttcattCGTTTTCCAGCTTTTGATAAAGACCCATCCCCACGCCTGACGGTCACGCTGTACGAATTAAATAACGTTTTTCCACTGTGTGGGAAAACTGTGGAAAAACGTTACTGCAGTCAGTTCAAACTTTTACAAAAGTGAACTgacaaaaatgtcatattttataattacaggacagtcttCACAATGAACTAACAGCACTTTTCCTGTAGTTTGACCCCTTTATGGCGTAGTTTCACTGATGCAGTCCAGATGAGCTGGCTAAACTTCATTACAAGAATTACTGGAGGCTGTTTTATGTCGTCTGTGATTGTAGCCATGAAGAGTGAATGAACAGTTTTCTCAGACTGCTGATACAAGACTCACATACCGAACATAACGAGAACAAAAGCCTCGAGGCAAAGCACGGGCTACAGATCCTTCTCCGAGTCGCACTGACATGCATCTCTTTCAGGAGGGCCACACGTCCACTATAAACACACTGGTGGAGCTGGGAGCGGATCCTCATGCCCGGGACAAGAAGGGGAGGACTGGTAGGATGACCTTCTCAGTGCCTTTATGTAAAGTTATTTTCTCTGACCATGCAGCTTAATCAGAGATAATTATTATCTGTGATTATCTAACAAACAATGCCATCCATGAAGTGTCCAGTGTGCCGTGTGTTCTGCAGCTGAAATACTGCTTTTGTTCAGCCAGTTGAAAACATAATACGGATCATGTGACGAGGGGAAATAACACGTGACCTTTTCTGGCTTCACGCACACTAACAGTCAGGATACTTGGTACACAGTGATGGACGTCAGCTGGTTACGTGAACACTGCGTTTGTCAGTCTGGTGATGAGTGAAGTTTTCATGGAGGAGGCGATGTTTGCAGCATATGGCAAACAGAGACAGGTCCACAGGCAGCTGctttcaaatgaaaataatagAAACATATGAGCAGTTTAAACACAATACAAGCTGAAAGcagcagtgtgagtgtgtgagcttTGACATGTCGCTCCACTTTATTAATAAGGTTTTGCCTGTTTGATGTCGTGAGGAATAAAGGCTCAGAGTCGCAGCTCTGTCATTCAGACAGAAATGAATGTTTAGAttaatgctttgtttttctgagtAATTTTATTCCACGATTCTTATCGATGCTCATCAGGGAAGACTTTAAGAAGCCTTAGACCTTCCTACTGTCCGTGCACGGAGTTCTGTTCCAGGAATGATGGTGCTATATTCCAGAGAACTGATTGGTCAGTAGGCGGTAATCTCGTACCTACTGAT
The Astatotilapia calliptera chromosome 17, fAstCal1.2, whole genome shotgun sequence genome window above contains:
- the glt8d2 gene encoding glycosyltransferase 8 domain-containing protein 2 isoform X2, producing MVCLLLRSTLLRASTRPRLSENRKSPKNAGQVSQEHAAEAHDVVPVVICASEERMGASMATINSIISNTDASVFFYVVTLRDAVKLTRRYIEKTKLKGIRYKIVEFNPMVLVGKVKPDSSRPDLLHPLNFVRFYLPLLDILHSRVIYLDDDIIVQGDIRDLFNIKLKPGHAAAFATDCDLPSTHETVRSIGMQTTYMGFLDYRKQEVKDLGINPSDCSFNPGVFVADMNEWKKQKVTKELEKWMEENFRQNIYSSAMAGGVATPPMLIVFHDKYTILDPLWHIRHLGWSPDVHYPENFLQEAHLLHWNGPFKPWNYPAVHLDRWEKWFIPDPSGRFSLERPDDDS
- the glt8d2 gene encoding glycosyltransferase 8 domain-containing protein 2 isoform X1; translated protein: MALLRKINRILLVLLVLMVCLLLRSTLLRASTRPRLSENRKSPKNAGQVSQEHAAEAHDVVPVVICASEERMGASMATINSIISNTDASVFFYVVTLRDAVKLTRRYIEKTKLKGIRYKIVEFNPMVLVGKVKPDSSRPDLLHPLNFVRFYLPLLDILHSRVIYLDDDIIVQGDIRDLFNIKLKPGHAAAFATDCDLPSTHETVRSIGMQTTYMGFLDYRKQEVKDLGINPSDCSFNPGVFVADMNEWKKQKVTKELEKWMEENFRQNIYSSAMAGGVATPPMLIVFHDKYTILDPLWHIRHLGWSPDVHYPENFLQEAHLLHWNGPFKPWNYPAVHLDRWEKWFIPDPSGRFSLERPDDDS
- the ankrd16 gene encoding ankyrin repeat domain-containing protein 16; this encodes MDENTSKLLVKLTQDGQLAALEKHITLGGSTAAQTVSGKHFGKSGDTLLHYAARHGHLDIVKYLIKRVGLDVEVYNNDYKRPLHEAASMSHKDCVSYLLQEGAKVDSLKKADWTPLMMACTRRNLDVIQELLCHGADPALRNKDGWNSFHIACREGDPVVIQHLLLVAPDVWRTESRTRRTPLHTAAMHGCEEVVKVLLDRCGYMPDSTDSCGVTPFMDAIRNGHISVARLLLDEHQASAAAADILGAQPVHQVAVTGQDEALRFLVKDLNVEVNQRATSIQLTALHYAAKEGHTSTINTLVELGADPHARDKKGRTALHMACIGQHADAARTLLQLGLKDSEDASGTTARQLARKPHVVQVFERDLAHRP